One Bacillus andreraoultii genomic region harbors:
- the sigH gene encoding RNA polymerase sporulation sigma factor SigH — translation MRENKSINDSNHYVHLEDEQLIELVHQGDSEALDYLIHKYRQFVRAKARSYFLIGADREDIVQEGMIGLFKAIRDYKDDKMASFKAFAELCITRQIITAIKTATRQKHIPLNSYISLDKPVYDEESDRTLMDMLKGSKSLDPEELIINQEEFDHIEVKMTELLSDLEREVLSLYLDGQSYQEISEMLNRHVKSIDNALQRVKRKLEKYIESKEITLKELN, via the coding sequence TTGAGGGAAAACAAAAGTATAAACGACAGCAATCATTATGTACACCTAGAAGATGAACAACTGATTGAACTCGTTCACCAAGGAGATAGTGAGGCACTTGACTATTTAATTCATAAATACCGTCAGTTTGTTCGCGCAAAAGCAAGATCATACTTTTTAATAGGTGCGGATAGAGAAGATATTGTTCAAGAAGGTATGATAGGCTTGTTTAAAGCAATTCGCGATTATAAAGATGATAAAATGGCATCTTTTAAAGCGTTTGCTGAACTATGCATTACACGACAAATTATAACAGCAATAAAGACGGCAACACGACAAAAACATATTCCCCTCAATTCATATATTTCATTGGACAAGCCTGTTTATGATGAGGAGTCAGATCGGACACTAATGGATATGTTAAAGGGTTCAAAATCATTAGACCCTGAAGAATTAATAATAAACCAAGAAGAATTTGATCACATTGAAGTAAAGATGACCGAATTACTTAGTGATTTAGAGCGGGAAGTACTTTCTTTGTATTTAGACGGGCAATCTTATCAAGAAATTTCCGAAATGTTAAATCGCCATGTAAAGTCTATTGATAACGCCCTTCAACGTGTGAAAAGAAAACTCGAGAAGTATATAGAATCAAAGGAAATCACATTAAAGGAATTGAATTAA
- a CDS encoding NYN domain-containing protein, translated as MDILIVDGYNMIGAWPELQKLKNSDFAAARDLLIEKMAEYQGYTGTKVIVVFDAYIAKGIEQKYKNYNVDVIYTKEKETADEKIEKLATQLTNRTTKVFVATSDYAEQWQIFGQGAFRKSARELYNEINDIEKGINQNMKEIKHGQPVSKIPLSKEVLDFFEKFRRGEGS; from the coding sequence ATGGACATACTCATTGTTGATGGCTATAACATGATTGGAGCATGGCCTGAATTACAAAAATTAAAGAATAGTGATTTTGCAGCTGCCCGTGACTTATTAATAGAAAAAATGGCCGAGTATCAGGGGTATACAGGTACAAAGGTTATTGTGGTTTTTGACGCTTATATCGCTAAAGGGATAGAACAAAAATATAAAAATTATAACGTAGATGTGATATACACAAAAGAAAAGGAAACGGCAGATGAAAAAATAGAAAAATTAGCGACACAATTAACAAATCGCACAACGAAAGTATTTGTTGCAACATCAGACTATGCAGAACAGTGGCAAATCTTCGGACAAGGGGCATTTCGAAAATCAGCGAGAGAATTATACAATGAAATAAACGATATTGAAAAGGGTATTAATCAAAATATGAAAGAAATCAAACATGGACAACCAGTTTCAAAGATTCCCTTATCAAAGGAGGTTCTGGATTTTTTTGAAAAATTCAGAAGAGGGGAAGGAAGCTAG
- the rlmB gene encoding 23S rRNA (guanosine(2251)-2'-O)-methyltransferase RlmB has product MDNYITGKNPVLEAIKSSREINKIWIGEGSQRGAMQPIIKAAKENGIIVQFVPKKKLDEMVEGNHQGVVAQVAAYQYYELDELFKRAESRGEDPFFLILDEIEDPHNLGSIMRTADASGVHGIIIPKRRSVGLTTTVAKASTGAIEHVPVVRVTNIARTIDELKEKGVWIAGTDALGKMDYREIDGSLPIALIIGSEGKGISRLHKEKCDFLLQLPMKGHVTSLNASVAAALLMYEIYRKRSPLR; this is encoded by the coding sequence ATGGATAATTATATTACTGGGAAAAATCCAGTATTAGAAGCAATTAAATCGAGTCGAGAAATAAATAAAATTTGGATTGGTGAAGGTTCTCAAAGAGGCGCTATGCAGCCAATCATAAAAGCAGCAAAGGAAAATGGAATTATCGTTCAGTTTGTACCAAAGAAAAAACTAGATGAAATGGTCGAAGGAAATCACCAAGGCGTTGTCGCACAGGTTGCGGCTTATCAATATTATGAACTCGATGAACTATTCAAACGGGCTGAATCTCGGGGAGAAGATCCATTTTTTCTAATCTTGGATGAGATTGAAGACCCACATAATTTAGGTTCAATTATGAGAACAGCGGATGCAAGTGGTGTTCATGGTATAATTATACCGAAACGACGATCTGTTGGCCTAACAACAACAGTTGCCAAAGCATCAACTGGTGCTATTGAGCATGTTCCTGTTGTTCGGGTAACAAATATTGCAAGAACAATTGATGAACTTAAAGAAAAAGGTGTCTGGATTGCGGGAACAGATGCATTAGGAAAAATGGATTATCGAGAAATAGACGGATCATTACCAATTGCATTAATTATCGGTAGTGAAGGAAAGGGAATAAGCCGGTTACATAAAGAAAAATGTGATTTTCTATTACAACTGCCAATGAAGGGGCATGTTACATCATTAAATGCATCAGTCGCAGCTGCACTTCTAATGTATGAAATTTATCGTAAACGATCTCCGTTAAGGTAA
- a CDS encoding Mini-ribonuclease 3, with translation MLINEFVKDPKTLNSLALAYIGDAVYEVYVRRHLLKKGEVKPNLLQKKATQYVSAKAQNAVIHAFLEEELLTEEEVNVVKRGRNAKSHTSPKNTDIQTYRYSTAFEALIGYLFLSQNYERLEELIQMALLKAEERWGDHHG, from the coding sequence ATGTTAATTAATGAATTTGTAAAGGACCCAAAAACGTTAAATAGTTTAGCCCTTGCCTATATTGGTGATGCCGTATATGAAGTATATGTTCGGCGTCACCTGTTAAAAAAGGGTGAAGTAAAGCCAAACTTATTGCAAAAAAAGGCCACTCAGTACGTCTCAGCAAAAGCGCAAAATGCTGTAATTCACGCATTTTTAGAAGAAGAGTTATTGACAGAAGAGGAAGTTAATGTTGTAAAAAGGGGTAGAAATGCAAAGAGCCATACATCACCAAAAAATACAGACATACAAACATATCGCTATAGTACGGCCTTTGAGGCGCTAATCGGTTATCTGTTCTTATCACAAAATTACGAACGATTAGAAGAACTAATTCAAATGGCCTTATTAAAAGCAGAAGAAAGATGGGGTGATCATCATGGATAA
- the cysS gene encoding cysteine--tRNA ligase, with protein sequence MSIQIYNTLTQRKEVFKPIEDGKVKMYVCGPTVYNYIHIGNARPAIVFDTVRRYLEFRGYEVNYVSNFTDVDDKIIKTANENGEDVFSLANRFIDAYFEDVSALGCMDATHHPRVTENMQTIIDFINELVKKDYAYESDGDVYFRTKKFKEYGKLSHQSIDDLRLGTRIEVGEKKHDPLDFALWKAAKPGEVSWESPWGNGRPGWHIECSAMAREYLGDTIDIHAGGQDLSFPHHENEIAQSESLTGKPFANYWMHNGYINIDNEKMSKSLGNFVLVHEIIKKHDPNVLRYFMLSVHYRHPINFSEELMNNAKAGLERLQTSYKNLKHRLDVSANLADHDQKWLDEISKYNEQFVTEMDDDFNTANAISILFELSKSANYYLMEQNTSTKVIEAYIQSFEQFFNVLGLSLEKDELLDEEIEQLITKRNKARENRDFQTSDEIRDQLKAMNIILEDTPHGTRWKRG encoded by the coding sequence ATGTCCATTCAAATCTATAATACATTGACACAGAGAAAAGAAGTATTTAAACCGATTGAAGATGGCAAAGTAAAAATGTATGTATGTGGTCCAACCGTCTATAATTATATTCATATTGGGAATGCGAGGCCAGCTATCGTTTTTGATACAGTACGTCGTTACCTTGAGTTTCGCGGTTACGAAGTGAATTATGTTTCAAATTTTACGGATGTTGATGACAAAATTATTAAGACTGCAAATGAAAATGGTGAAGATGTATTTTCTTTAGCTAACCGCTTTATTGATGCTTATTTTGAAGATGTATCTGCCCTCGGATGCATGGATGCAACCCATCATCCAAGGGTGACAGAAAATATGCAAACAATTATTGACTTTATTAATGAATTAGTGAAAAAAGACTATGCTTATGAATCGGATGGAGACGTATATTTCCGAACTAAAAAATTTAAAGAGTATGGTAAATTATCGCATCAATCGATTGATGATTTAAGACTAGGAACAAGAATTGAAGTGGGAGAGAAAAAGCATGACCCGCTCGACTTTGCCCTTTGGAAAGCGGCAAAACCAGGGGAAGTAAGTTGGGAAAGCCCATGGGGGAACGGTAGACCTGGATGGCATATCGAGTGCTCTGCAATGGCTCGGGAATATTTAGGAGATACGATTGACATCCATGCTGGAGGACAAGATTTATCCTTCCCACACCATGAAAATGAAATTGCCCAATCTGAAAGTTTAACTGGAAAACCGTTTGCTAATTATTGGATGCATAATGGCTATATTAATATTGATAATGAAAAGATGTCTAAGTCGTTAGGAAATTTTGTTTTAGTTCATGAGATTATTAAAAAGCATGATCCAAATGTATTACGTTATTTTATGTTATCCGTTCATTATCGCCATCCGATTAATTTTAGTGAAGAACTAATGAATAATGCAAAGGCTGGCCTTGAACGGTTACAAACATCTTATAAAAATTTAAAACATCGTCTTGATGTAAGTGCAAATCTAGCTGATCATGATCAAAAATGGTTGGACGAAATAAGTAAATATAACGAGCAATTTGTAACGGAAATGGATGATGATTTCAACACAGCAAATGCAATTTCTATCCTTTTTGAATTGTCGAAATCAGCAAACTATTACTTAATGGAACAAAACACTTCAACCAAGGTGATTGAAGCATATATTCAATCTTTTGAGCAGTTTTTCAATGTTCTAGGGCTTTCTTTAGAAAAAGATGAGTTGCTAGATGAAGAAATTGAACAACTAATTACGAAAAGAAACAAAGCGAGGGAAAATCGCGATTTCCAAACTTCGGATGAAATTCGTGATCAATTAAAAGCAATGAATATTATTTTAGAAGATACACCTCATGGAACGCGTTGGAAAAGGGGTTAA
- the cysE gene encoding serine O-acetyltransferase, with amino-acid sequence MFKRMKEDIEVVFEQDPAARSYIEVLLTYSGLHAIWFHRIAHWLFKKKLFFLARCISQFSRFLTGIEIHPGAKIGRRFFIDHGMGVVIGETCEIGDNVTIYQGVTLGGTGKEKGKRHPTIKDNVLVATGAKVLGSITVGENSKVGAGSVVLKDVPPNATVVGIPGRVVIQDGVKIKKDLNHTDLPDPVADICKSMQLQINELKDEIEQLKKDRSLENVHSNL; translated from the coding sequence ATGTTTAAGCGGATGAAAGAAGATATCGAGGTCGTTTTTGAGCAAGACCCGGCAGCAAGAAGCTATATTGAAGTCCTTTTAACGTACTCTGGTTTACATGCTATTTGGTTTCATCGAATTGCCCACTGGTTGTTTAAGAAGAAACTTTTCTTTTTAGCGAGATGTATATCTCAATTTAGCCGTTTCTTAACGGGAATTGAAATTCATCCTGGAGCAAAAATTGGTAGGCGCTTCTTCATTGATCACGGAATGGGTGTTGTAATTGGGGAAACATGTGAGATTGGCGATAATGTGACCATTTACCAAGGTGTGACTCTTGGTGGTACGGGGAAAGAGAAAGGAAAGAGACACCCAACAATAAAAGATAATGTTCTTGTCGCGACAGGAGCAAAAGTTCTTGGTTCAATAACTGTGGGCGAAAATTCAAAAGTTGGAGCGGGTTCAGTCGTATTAAAAGATGTCCCTCCAAACGCAACAGTCGTTGGTATACCAGGTAGGGTGGTCATTCAAGATGGAGTAAAAATCAAAAAGGACTTGAATCATACGGATTTACCGGATCCAGTAGCTGATATATGTAAATCGATGCAATTGCAAATAAATGAATTGAAAGATGAAATTGAACAATTAAAGAAAGATAGGAGTTTGGAAAATGTCCATTCAAATCTATAA
- a CDS encoding IS1380 family transposase, which produces KIYQIIAGYYEDDAADQLTRDPVFTEIIDTPALASQPSLSRFYTRFNQESIDHLNQANQELRDKIHAFRKSQALFIDLDSTHSDTYGNQESSSFNAHYGTLGFHPLVAFDGATGDFLKAKLRPGNVYTSNGVVEFIQPLIEHYNETFPETSLFLRGDSGFAVPALYELCERESVYYVIRLKSNAQLKSLAEEYHPTSVPEDVSKTERYFEETIYQAKSWLKPRKVIIQSVRPAGELFFTHSFFVTNFEIASPKDIVQAYQKRGTMENYIKEAKNGFGFDRMNSHSYLVNAVKMILSLLAYNLTNWLRTLCFPEGQKTMQIDTIRTRIIKVASRLVKSGRSLYFKLSSSFVYQKFFWNVLGRIQKLQIE; this is translated from the coding sequence AAAAGATCTATCAAATCATTGCTGGATATTATGAAGATGACGCTGCCGATCAATTGACAAGGGATCCTGTTTTTACAGAAATTATTGATACACCAGCTCTCGCTTCTCAACCGAGCTTATCTCGTTTTTACACTCGATTTAACCAAGAATCGATTGATCATTTAAATCAAGCGAATCAAGAATTACGTGATAAAATTCATGCTTTTAGAAAATCGCAAGCTCTATTTATTGATTTAGATTCTACCCATTCTGATACGTATGGTAACCAAGAGTCATCCTCTTTCAATGCTCATTATGGAACTTTGGGATTTCATCCTTTAGTTGCCTTTGATGGAGCTACTGGCGACTTTTTGAAAGCGAAACTTCGCCCGGGAAACGTCTACACCTCCAATGGTGTGGTCGAATTTATTCAGCCTCTGATTGAACATTACAACGAAACATTCCCGGAAACGAGTTTGTTTCTTCGTGGGGACAGTGGATTTGCCGTGCCTGCCCTGTATGAACTGTGTGAGAGAGAATCGGTTTATTACGTTATTCGTTTAAAATCAAATGCACAATTAAAAAGTCTGGCGGAAGAGTATCATCCTACATCTGTACCTGAAGATGTTTCAAAAACAGAACGCTATTTTGAAGAAACCATTTACCAAGCAAAATCTTGGTTGAAACCTAGAAAGGTCATCATTCAATCTGTACGACCTGCGGGTGAACTGTTCTTTACGCATTCCTTTTTTGTCACCAATTTTGAAATCGCTTCTCCAAAAGATATCGTCCAAGCTTATCAAAAAAGAGGAACGATGGAGAATTACATCAAGGAAGCTAAAAATGGTTTTGGTTTCGATCGAATGAATAGCCATTCTTATCTTGTTAACGCGGTTAAGATGATATTGTCTCTTCTCGCTTATAACTTAACCAATTGGTTACGGACACTTTGCTTCCCAGAAGGGCAAAAGACGATGCAAATTGACACCATACGTACTCGGATCATCAAAGTAGCCAGTAGACTAGTAAAATCAGGCAGATCCCTTTATTTTAAGTTATCATCTAGCTTCGTTTATCAGAAATTCTTTTGGAACGTACTGGGTCGAATTCAAAAACTCCAGATTGAATAA